TACAGAATTGCGGCAGTTGAACAGCTAAAAACATATGCGGAGTTGCTCTCAGCACCTTTGGAAGTCTGTTATTCGAAAGAAGATTTTCAAAAGGCACAGCAGAAGCTTTCAGAGTATGATCATGTTTTTATAGATACCGCAGGCAGGAACTATAAAGAAACTCAGTTTATAAAAGAACTGGAGCAACTTATTCCTTTTGGAGACGATATTGAATCATATTTGGTTCTGTCGGCAACCAGCAAGCAGGAAGATCTTCTGCAAATTTCCAGACAGTTCGCCCATTTGCCGTTTTGTCGCTATATTATGACTAAATTGGATGAAACCGATACGCTTGGCCCGGTTCTTACACTTCTGTCGGAAACGAAAACATGTATTGGCTATATTACTGACGGGCAGGCCGTGCCGGAAGATATAAGGAAAATGAACAAGTCAGAGTTTGTTCAATCGCTCATGAGGTTCCTCTGATGGATCAGGCTGAATATTTGCGAAAATTATTAGCGGAGAGGAAAGGGCAAAAAATATCCGCCAAATCGGCAGAAACGATCGCTGTCATAAGCGGGAAAGGCGGAGTTGGAAAATCGAATCTTTCCTTAAATCTATCGCTTTCTTTACTAGAAAGGAATAAAAAAGTCCTGTTAATCGATTTGGATATCGGGATGGGAAATATTGACGTCTTGCTTGGTGAGTCTTCTCGTTATTCTCTGGCAGATTTACTGCAGCAGGAAATGTCTTTTCAAAAAGCAATGACAGCCGGACCTTTAGGGCTGCAATATATTTCTGGCGGATCTGGATTAAATTCCATTATCGAACTGAATGAACAGAAATGGTCATTTTTCTCAAGGGAGCTTGAAGAGCTGCTGGATAAATATGATTATGTGATTTTCGACATGGGGGCGGGGTTAACGAAGGAACAGCTTCCGTTTGTCGTCTCATCCACACATATTTTAGTCGTGGCAACTCCTGAACCGACTTCATTAATGGATGCTTATAGCGCTATGAAGCACATTACGTTAAATAAAAAAGATTTGCGCTTCCATGTGCTGATGAACAGATGCCTGCACCAACGTGAAGGTGAGCTGGCATTTTCCAAATTGTCTAAAACGATGCGCACATTTTTGCAACAAAGGATTTCTTATCTTGGGAATGTCCCGGAGGATCCATTGGTTCGAAAAGCAGTAACGTCACAGCTCCCGTTCGTTATCAGCCATCCCCATTCTAAACTTTCAAAATCCATATATCGTGTGGCGGACGCGTTTCTACATACTGAAGAAAAAAGGGTGGAGGCAAAAGAAGCATCGTTTTTGAATAAGCTTTCCGCATTTTTTAAAAGGGGGTAGTCAATTGATTCGTGTTCTTATCGTCGATGATTCTGCTTTTATGAGAAAGCTCCTTCACGATTTTTTTAGCTCGGATCCTTCCATAACCATAGCGGGAACAGCAAGAAATGGCAGAGACGCCTTGGATAAAATGGAAGCTTGCTCTCCGGATGTCATTACCTTAGATGTTGAAATGCCAGTCATGGATGGATTGGAAACGTTAGAGAAAATTCTTGCAACAGAGAGACTGCCTGTCATTATGGTTTCAAGCAGTACAAAAACAGGGACTGAGACGACCATCAAATGTCTCTCACTAGGTGCTTTTGATTTTGTCACTAAACCGTCAGGATCTATTTCATTGGATTTATATACTGTTAAAGAGGAATTAATCGAAAAAGTAAAAGCGGCAGCGAGAGACAGCCTTCGAAGTTTCGGCGAAATAGCGACTCCTATTGAGTACAGTCCTCATATTAATAGGGATCATTTGAAACGACGTGTCGTTTGTATCGGTACTTCGACAGGAGGGCCTAAAGCCCTTCAAATTGTTCTTGAGGAGATTCCGGCAGCCATCGCAGCCCCGATCTTTGTAGTCCAGCATATGCCTGTTGGATTTACGTCCTCTCTTGCTTCCAGACTTGACCAGCTGTGTGACGTACATGTGAAGGAAGCCGAAGATGGGGAGTTTGCAATGGATGGGTATGTATACATCGCTCCGGGGGGAAAACAGATGTCTGTTGTCTCAGTAGGTTCACGTTTGAAAATTGAGTTGTGCCGGGAGGATGCTAAGGGTGGTCATTGTCCATCAGTAAACCATTTATTCCGTTCACTCGCCAAGATAAAATTCCGCCAAAAAATCGCTGTAGTAATGACTGGAATGGGAAATGACGGAACGGAAGGGTTGCAAAAGCTGCTTGAAGAAGGCCAGACGCACGCCATTGCAGAATCAGAAGAATCAGCTATCGTGTTTGGAATGCCGAAATCTGTCATTGCTACGGGGTTGGTGCACAAAGTCAGACACGTTAACGACATTGCAGGTGCCATTATGTCTTATATGAAATAATTGGGAGTGAAAATGAGTGGAATTAAATCAATATTTAGACGTGTTTATTGAAGAAGGAAGAGAACATTTGCAAGCGTGTAATGAAAAACTTCTTTTACTCGAAAAAGAACCTGGGGATATTCATCTCATTCATGATTTTTTCAGATCCGCCCACACCCTTAAAGGCATGAGCGCAACGATGGGATTTGAGGATATGGCGCAGCTCACACATCATTTAGAAAATGTGCTTGATCGATTGCGCAACGAAGAAGCACCAGTCTCTTCAGAAAAAATCGATTTAATGTTTGAGGCACTCGATCATTTGGAAGACATCCTTCAATCCATCATTGGCGGCGGTGACGGCAAAAAACATGTCGGTGATATATGCGCAAAACTGAACGGGGATGAGACCAGCCAAGAAAAGCCTCCTGCATCCGGATCAATTCAGCTGACATTTGATGACGTCGAAAAAAATGTAATTAATGAAGCGATTGAGCAAGGCTATGCTTTTTATCAGCTGACTGTTTCCTTAAAAGAAGATTGCCTTCTAAAAGCAGTCCGGGTATATATGGTTTTTGAACAGCTGAATGAAACAGGAGAGGTTATTAAAACCATTCCGGATACAGAGGCTCTCGAAACAGAAAATTTTGACTCTGAATTCACAATGGGCTATCTTTCAAAACAAACGAAAGATGAAGTTATCGAGCTTATCCATAAGGTGTCTGAAATTGATGCCGTCCGTGCGGAAGAAATAAATCTTGAGGATGTAAGCCCTGCTTCAAATGAACTTCAAAGACCCGATCAAGTTCAGCAAGCCGAGCAGCCGGTTGATGAAAAATCGGAGGTGAAAAAAACCTCTCATTCAGGAACAAAAACGATTCGCGTCAATATTGACAGGCTTGATTCGTTGATGAATTTATTTGAAGAATTGGTGATTGACCGAGGCAGGCTGGAGCAAATTTCAAAAGAGATTAACCACCAGGATTTATCTGATACTGTAGAAAGAATGACTAGAATTTCCGGCGATCTCCAATCAATTATATTGAAGATGCGGATGGTTCCTGTCGAAACGGTCTTTAATCGTTTTCCGCGCATGATCCGGCAGCTCTCCAAAGATTTGGAAAAGAAAATAGAATTAACGATCGACGGTGCTGATACAGAGCTTGATCGAACGGTAATTGATGAGATTGGCGATCCACTTCTTCATCTTTTGCGCAATAGCATTGACCATGGAATCGAAACTCAAGAGGTACGAAAGAAAAACGGCAAATCCGATACGGGCAAAGTAAGTCTTAAAGCCTACCATAGCGGAAACCATGTTTTTATCGAAGTGAAAGATGACGGAGCAGGGATTAACACAAAGAAAGTATTGGAGAAAGCGATAGCGAAAAACATCGTAACGGACGCTGAAGCAGAATCTATGTCAAAAAATGAGATTGAGTCATTAATTTTTGCCCCGGGATTTTCGACTGCAGAGAAAATTTCCGATATCTCCGGGCGCGGTGTAGGTTTAGATGTTGTCAAAAGCAAGCTGGAATCTTTGGGTGGAATGGTCACGATAGAGTCAGCTGAAGGTGAAGGCTCACTTTTTTCGATACAGCTTCCGCTTACGTTATCAATCATTTCCGTCCTATTAATAAAGCTTGGATCAGAAACATATGCCATACCGATTTCATCCATCATTGAAACTGCGGTCATCGAAAAACAGGATATTTTATATACCCATGACAGGGAAGTGATTGACTTTAGAGGCCAAACGGTTCCATTGGTGTACCTGAAAGAGCAATTTTCAGTTGAATCTATATCCGGAGAAGTCGAACAGATGCATGTTATCGTCGTTCAAAAAGGCGAAAAATTAACTGCATTTGTCGTTGATTCCTTTATTGGACAGCAGGAAGTGGTATTAAAATCTGTTGGTGATTATTTGTCCGGTGTCTTTGCGATCTCTGGAGCAACCATTCTGGGAGAGGGCCAAGTTGCTCTTATTGTTGATTGCAACGCTTTAATTAAATAAAGAAAGGGATGGCAAAAATGAGCACAGCAGTTCAAACGGAAGAAAAGATGATAGTGATTAAGTTGTTGGGCAAAGAATACGTCGTTCCCGTACTTGAAGTAAAATCAATAGAAAGATGGCAGCAGCCGACAAGGGTTCCTGGAGTAGAAGCTTATATTAAAGGTGTGATTAATCTTAGAGGAGTTGTGACGCCAATCATTGATTTGCAAAGCAGGTTGGAGCTTCCATCATCTGAAGTTTCGGAGAGCACGAGGATCATCATCGTTGCCATTGGTGAGCTTGAAGCAGGTTTTATTGTTGATGAGGCTAATGATGTCATTTCTGCCTGTCAGCATGAAATTGAACAGCCTACGGAAACCGCAGAAAAGGCAGCTGATGAGTGGGTGACAGGAATAATTAAAAGAGGGAACAGGATTTTGAATCTTCTAGATTCGAAGGCAGTTCTCGATCGCAGCATACATTCCGAACCAGCACAAAGCTTGGTGTAGTGTAAATGAATATCTTACTCCACATGAATGAGTATCAGGTCGATCTGCTAAAAGAGGTTGGAAATATTGGTGCGGGGCATTCTGCAACAGCATTAGCGACCCTGTTGGATCGAAAAATTGAAATGGAAGTCCCATATGTTAAGCTTTTATCCTTTGACGAACTAGCGAATTTTTTCGGCAGGGCGGACTTGACGGTTGTTAGTATATTTTTGCGGATGGAAGGGGAATTTCCTGGTTCCTTATTCGTTATATTACCTCTTGATCATGCAGAAAACATCATTCAAGAAGTGATCGGCGACTCCACTTTTTCGATGAACATTCTCTCAAGCCATGAATTAGGGAATTCTGCTCTTCATGAAATCGGTAATATATTGGCGGGCTCGTATTTGAGCTCTATTGCTGATCTAGCCAATCTTTCTTTGTACCCCAGCGTTCCTGAAGTAACGGTCGATATGTTTGGCGCCGTAATTGGAGAAGGGCTTCTCGAACTCAGCCAATTGGGGGAACAGGCTATGGTGATCGATACATCAATCTTCGACCATAAAGATAGGCGAGATATGAAAGCCCATATGTTTTTGCTG
This window of the Bacillus gobiensis genome carries:
- a CDS encoding chemotaxis protein CheC gives rise to the protein MNILLHMNEYQVDLLKEVGNIGAGHSATALATLLDRKIEMEVPYVKLLSFDELANFFGRADLTVVSIFLRMEGEFPGSLFVILPLDHAENIIQEVIGDSTFSMNILSSHELGNSALHEIGNILAGSYLSSIADLANLSLYPSVPEVTVDMFGAVIGEGLLELSQLGEQAMVIDTSIFDHKDRRDMKAHMFLLPTADSFEKLFAKLGVAQ
- a CDS encoding chemotaxis protein CheW; the protein is MSTAVQTEEKMIVIKLLGKEYVVPVLEVKSIERWQQPTRVPGVEAYIKGVINLRGVVTPIIDLQSRLELPSSEVSESTRIIIVAIGELEAGFIVDEANDVISACQHEIEQPTETAEKAADEWVTGIIKRGNRILNLLDSKAVLDRSIHSEPAQSLV
- a CDS encoding protein-glutamate methylesterase/protein-glutamine glutaminase, with the protein product MIRVLIVDDSAFMRKLLHDFFSSDPSITIAGTARNGRDALDKMEACSPDVITLDVEMPVMDGLETLEKILATERLPVIMVSSSTKTGTETTIKCLSLGAFDFVTKPSGSISLDLYTVKEELIEKVKAAARDSLRSFGEIATPIEYSPHINRDHLKRRVVCIGTSTGGPKALQIVLEEIPAAIAAPIFVVQHMPVGFTSSLASRLDQLCDVHVKEAEDGEFAMDGYVYIAPGGKQMSVVSVGSRLKIELCREDAKGGHCPSVNHLFRSLAKIKFRQKIAVVMTGMGNDGTEGLQKLLEEGQTHAIAESEESAIVFGMPKSVIATGLVHKVRHVNDIAGAIMSYMK
- a CDS encoding chemotaxis protein CheA gives rise to the protein MELNQYLDVFIEEGREHLQACNEKLLLLEKEPGDIHLIHDFFRSAHTLKGMSATMGFEDMAQLTHHLENVLDRLRNEEAPVSSEKIDLMFEALDHLEDILQSIIGGGDGKKHVGDICAKLNGDETSQEKPPASGSIQLTFDDVEKNVINEAIEQGYAFYQLTVSLKEDCLLKAVRVYMVFEQLNETGEVIKTIPDTEALETENFDSEFTMGYLSKQTKDEVIELIHKVSEIDAVRAEEINLEDVSPASNELQRPDQVQQAEQPVDEKSEVKKTSHSGTKTIRVNIDRLDSLMNLFEELVIDRGRLEQISKEINHQDLSDTVERMTRISGDLQSIILKMRMVPVETVFNRFPRMIRQLSKDLEKKIELTIDGADTELDRTVIDEIGDPLLHLLRNSIDHGIETQEVRKKNGKSDTGKVSLKAYHSGNHVFIEVKDDGAGINTKKVLEKAIAKNIVTDAEAESMSKNEIESLIFAPGFSTAEKISDISGRGVGLDVVKSKLESLGGMVTIESAEGEGSLFSIQLPLTLSIISVLLIKLGSETYAIPISSIIETAVIEKQDILYTHDREVIDFRGQTVPLVYLKEQFSVESISGEVEQMHVIVVQKGEKLTAFVVDSFIGQQEVVLKSVGDYLSGVFAISGATILGEGQVALIVDCNALIK
- a CDS encoding MinD/ParA family protein, with translation MDQAEYLRKLLAERKGQKISAKSAETIAVISGKGGVGKSNLSLNLSLSLLERNKKVLLIDLDIGMGNIDVLLGESSRYSLADLLQQEMSFQKAMTAGPLGLQYISGGSGLNSIIELNEQKWSFFSRELEELLDKYDYVIFDMGAGLTKEQLPFVVSSTHILVVATPEPTSLMDAYSAMKHITLNKKDLRFHVLMNRCLHQREGELAFSKLSKTMRTFLQQRISYLGNVPEDPLVRKAVTSQLPFVISHPHSKLSKSIYRVADAFLHTEEKRVEAKEASFLNKLSAFFKRG